A window of the Mannheimia granulomatis genome harbors these coding sequences:
- a CDS encoding FAD-binding protein, protein MIKITQTIETDLLIVGSGIAGLSAAVEAKSKSLNALLISKSTIGSGASYFPLKATLGIQVTGDESDHAHFREDIERIGQGKINPHVVQAYIEDSPQAIELLNRIGFKPWKRNDNRPACFAKYSRPIYLIKDWRESAIRAKQILEEQQIPFYENATLLHIVSENNQVEGAVFSLNTSGQISYIFCKTRYIILAAGGIAGLYKDNLYPADVIGSLHSVAQKAGAKLVNLPFIQFIPAFVEPKYKVLFGEHTLKYVNEITDSHGNNLFPHLSTEQFAKMMLERSHYAPFSLDFDCVEFDLVMMKHLLENPSEKGVYLKYSPKLYEDKEEFYTVYLSWLKNEVGIDLVKNKIAIKPFAHSCNGGIQIDEWGESHVQGLFAIGEIAHCIEGANRMGGNSVGGGLVFAKRAIAKIKHSLAMHLQKNHEILPLAEVENALNQLTPPNAQQALTSSEVLSTIREKMTLYANIYRTVENLTLLLNELAQLEQRFDPIYHAQFQGIEIYNALKTAQLVVNQMLNEKSLGAHYLVK, encoded by the coding sequence ATGATTAAAATTACCCAAACTATAGAAACCGATTTACTCATTGTAGGCTCCGGCATTGCCGGGCTTTCAGCGGCTGTTGAAGCAAAAAGCAAGAGTCTCAATGCACTGCTTATCAGCAAGTCGACCATTGGCTCAGGAGCGAGCTATTTTCCGCTTAAAGCAACCCTTGGAATTCAAGTAACCGGAGATGAAAGCGATCATGCCCATTTTCGAGAAGATATTGAGCGTATCGGTCAAGGCAAAATTAATCCGCATGTTGTGCAAGCCTATATTGAAGATTCTCCTCAAGCAATTGAATTATTAAATCGAATTGGTTTCAAGCCTTGGAAACGTAACGACAACCGCCCGGCTTGCTTTGCTAAATATTCAAGACCGATTTATCTGATTAAAGATTGGCGAGAGTCTGCAATTCGTGCCAAACAAATTTTAGAAGAACAGCAAATTCCTTTTTATGAAAATGCTACCCTGTTACATATTGTCAGCGAGAATAATCAAGTAGAAGGTGCGGTGTTCTCGCTTAATACAAGCGGTCAAATTTCGTATATTTTTTGCAAAACCCGCTATATTATTTTGGCAGCTGGCGGCATTGCAGGGTTGTATAAAGATAATCTTTACCCTGCTGATGTCATTGGCTCTTTGCACTCCGTCGCTCAAAAAGCCGGGGCAAAATTGGTCAATTTACCCTTTATCCAATTTATTCCAGCCTTCGTTGAACCTAAATATAAAGTTTTATTTGGTGAACATACCCTAAAATATGTGAACGAAATTACCGACTCTCATGGCAATAATCTGTTTCCACATTTAAGCACAGAACAATTTGCTAAAATGATGCTTGAAAGAAGCCATTACGCCCCATTTAGCCTTGACTTTGACTGTGTGGAATTTGATTTAGTCATGATGAAGCATTTATTGGAAAATCCGTCTGAAAAAGGAGTTTATCTTAAATACAGCCCTAAACTCTATGAAGATAAAGAAGAATTTTATACGGTCTATCTAAGCTGGCTGAAAAATGAAGTTGGAATTGATTTAGTCAAAAATAAAATCGCAATTAAGCCTTTTGCCCACAGTTGTAATGGTGGGATTCAGATCGATGAATGGGGTGAAAGCCATGTCCAAGGTTTATTTGCTATTGGTGAAATTGCTCATTGTATTGAAGGGGCAAATCGTATGGGTGGCAATTCAGTGGGTGGTGGTTTAGTATTTGCCAAGCGTGCAATCGCTAAAATTAAACATTCGCTTGCAATGCATTTGCAAAAAAATCACGAAATATTACCGCTTGCAGAGGTAGAAAACGCATTAAATCAGCTTACACCGCCTAATGCACAGCAGGCACTTACCTCGAGTGAAGTACTTTCAACTATTCGCGAAAAAATGACATTATATGCAAATATTTATCGTACCGTTGAAAATCTCACCCTATTATTAAATGAATTAGCGCAATTGGAACAAAGATTCGATCCGATTTATCACGCACAATTTCAAGGAATTGAAATCTACAACGCATTAAAAACTGCTCAGTTAGTAGTTAATCAAATGTTGAATGAGAAGAGTTTAGGCGCACACTACTTAGTTAAGTAA
- a CDS encoding virulence RhuM family protein, with protein MTSKQIRNSTAEFLIFAQQNSEENITVRYENNEIWLTQKLIAQLFDCSTDNVSLHLKNIFNSGELDVNSVTEDFSVTAADGKNYKTKHYNLDAVISVGYRVNSIRATQFRQWATKILRDFAQKGYVIDRQRMENGTFLNEDYFEQLLAEIREIRLSERRFYQKITDIYATSVDYNKDAPTTKQFFATVQNKLHFAIHQHTAAELIYERADSEKPNMGLTNWAKSPDGKILKSDVAVAKNYLTAEELKELGLIVNAFLDLAERRARRKIPMTMEDWAKRLDIFLNADDLPLLANKGKISLESAKLHAESEFEKYRIVQDRLFESDFDKVLKEALLTENQYCPKL; from the coding sequence ATGACCAGCAAACAAATCCGCAATAGCACCGCTGAATTTTTGATTTTTGCTCAACAAAATAGCGAAGAAAATATCACCGTTCGCTATGAAAATAATGAAATTTGGCTCACGCAAAAGTTGATTGCACAGCTTTTTGACTGTTCAACTGACAATGTTTCTCTACATTTGAAAAATATTTTTAATAGTGGTGAGCTTGATGTTAATTCAGTTACCGAGGATTTCTCGGTAACTGCCGCAGATGGCAAAAATTACAAAACCAAACATTACAATCTTGATGCGGTGATTTCAGTCGGTTATCGAGTGAACTCTATTCGGGCAACCCAATTTCGCCAATGGGCAACGAAAATTCTGCGGGATTTTGCTCAAAAAGGTTATGTTATTGATCGCCAAAGAATGGAAAACGGCACTTTTCTAAACGAAGACTATTTTGAACAGTTACTGGCTGAGATTCGGGAAATTCGTTTATCAGAGCGGCGTTTTTACCAAAAAATTACTGATATTTACGCCACTTCTGTTGATTACAACAAAGATGCACCAACTACTAAGCAATTTTTTGCAACAGTACAAAATAAATTACATTTTGCGATTCACCAACATACTGCCGCTGAATTGATTTATGAACGAGCAGATAGTGAAAAACCGAATATGGGGCTGACTAATTGGGCAAAATCACCCGATGGCAAGATCTTAAAAAGTGATGTGGCGGTTGCAAAAAATTATTTAACTGCGGAAGAGCTCAAAGAATTAGGACTGATTGTGAATGCCTTTTTAGATTTAGCCGAAAGACGAGCGAGACGTAAAATTCCAATGACAATGGAAGATTGGGCGAAACGATTGGATATTTTCTTGAATGCTGATGACTTGCCACTTTTGGCAAATAAAGGAAAAATCAGTCTTGAGTCAGCCAAATTACACGCTGAAAGTGAATTTGAAAAATATCGGATAGTGCAAGATAGACTGTTTGAAAGTGATTTTGACAAAGTATTAAAGGAAGCTTTACTCACTGAAAATCAGTATTGCCCGAAGTTATAA
- a CDS encoding ABC transporter substrate-binding protein — translation MTKHFEHNESRRGFMKLMAGVGAGMAFSGTLGTFTSKAVAAPSAGSAIEAGIAYPISTGFDPLTSSGASSMAANLHIFEGLVDLHPATRKPYLALAAAEPEKVDDVTYRITLRDGAKFHNGNPVTTEDVVYSFERVLDPAKASLFAQFIPFIDTVKKVDEKVVEFKLKYPFALFKERLTIVKIVPKALVEAGQAAFDASPVGTGPYKFVSATKDDRIVFEAFADYNGQYPAQVEKMTWFLLSDDAARVTAQESGRVQAIESVPYLDAERLKRKGTVESVQSFGLLFLMFNCEKAPFNNPKVRQALHYGLDTQKLIDVVFLGNAKAASSYVQDTHPDYVKATSQYDFDKAKAEALLAEAGVKELKFELLATDHSWVKECAPLILESWNALKGVSVTLKHLQSGALYGTHVDKGAYEVVIAPGDPSVFGNDLDLLLSWWYRGDVWPKRRFRWSETAEYAEVQKLLDEAAKNPAASKEAWTKAINIIAEQVPLYPIIHRKLPTAWNDKVLTGFQPLPTTGMSFIGVGVAK, via the coding sequence ATGACAAAACATTTTGAACACAACGAATCTCGTCGTGGGTTTATGAAATTAATGGCTGGTGTTGGCGCCGGTATGGCATTTAGTGGGACTTTAGGTACTTTTACCTCTAAAGCGGTTGCAGCACCCAGTGCCGGCTCAGCAATTGAAGCGGGGATCGCTTATCCTATCTCAACCGGATTCGATCCTCTTACCTCAAGTGGTGCCTCATCAATGGCGGCAAACCTCCATATTTTTGAAGGCCTCGTGGACTTGCACCCAGCCACTCGTAAGCCATATTTAGCATTAGCTGCGGCAGAACCTGAAAAAGTAGATGATGTTACTTATCGTATCACATTACGCGACGGAGCAAAATTCCATAATGGTAACCCGGTAACTACAGAAGACGTAGTTTACTCATTTGAGCGAGTATTAGATCCGGCAAAAGCATCACTTTTCGCACAGTTCATTCCATTTATTGATACAGTGAAAAAAGTTGATGAAAAAGTCGTTGAATTCAAATTGAAATATCCATTTGCGTTATTCAAAGAGCGTTTGACTATCGTTAAAATCGTACCAAAAGCATTAGTGGAAGCAGGTCAAGCTGCATTTGATGCAAGCCCGGTTGGTACCGGTCCATATAAATTTGTTTCTGCGACTAAAGATGACCGTATCGTATTTGAAGCATTCGCAGACTACAATGGCCAATATCCGGCTCAAGTAGAAAAAATGACTTGGTTCTTATTATCTGATGATGCAGCACGTGTAACCGCACAAGAATCAGGTCGTGTACAAGCAATTGAATCTGTACCTTACTTAGATGCAGAGCGTCTAAAACGTAAAGGCACCGTAGAGTCAGTACAATCATTCGGCTTATTATTCTTAATGTTTAACTGTGAAAAAGCACCGTTTAACAATCCGAAAGTACGCCAAGCATTACACTATGGTTTAGACACACAAAAATTAATCGATGTGGTATTCTTAGGCAATGCAAAAGCAGCAAGTTCTTATGTTCAAGATACTCATCCGGATTATGTAAAAGCAACATCGCAATATGATTTTGACAAAGCAAAAGCAGAAGCATTATTAGCAGAAGCTGGTGTAAAAGAGTTGAAGTTTGAATTATTAGCAACAGACCACTCTTGGGTAAAAGAGTGTGCGCCATTAATTCTTGAGTCTTGGAACGCATTAAAAGGTGTGAGTGTCACACTTAAACACTTACAATCAGGTGCATTATATGGCACCCATGTAGATAAAGGTGCGTATGAAGTTGTTATCGCTCCGGGTGACCCATCTGTATTCGGTAATGACTTAGACTTATTATTAAGCTGGTGGTATCGTGGTGATGTATGGCCAAAACGCCGCTTCCGTTGGTCTGAAACAGCTGAATATGCAGAAGTTCAAAAACTACTTGATGAAGCAGCGAAAAATCCTGCAGCATCTAAAGAAGCTTGGACGAAAGCGATTAATATCATTGCTGAACAAGTTCCACTTTATCCGATTATTCACCGTAAATTACCAACTGCTTGGAATGACAAAGTATTAACCGGTTTCCAACCGTTACCAACAACAGGTATGTCATTCATTGGTGTTGGTGTGGCTAAATAA
- a CDS encoding ABC transporter permease yields the protein MEIILRLLWRRLMALPVMILGVTALVFIVLQFTPGDPATVALGESASEAAKEIYREQHGLNDPLIVQYLRFLGNLFVLDFGMTTPPEQPIVDMIAKAFPLTLQLTFIGVFLAAIVSFTLGVTAALYRDTWVDQLIRLISVAAVATPSFWLGILLIQYFSLKLDWLPSGGFVPFSEDPKGYVNSMILPSLALAVPVCASLIRVVRTTMVEEMDKDYVRTAIGNGVPYPTVIRHNVLRNALITPVTVLGLRVGYLLGGAVVIEQIFDLPGMGKLIFNGIVNHDLNLVQGVVLTIAFTFVLVNIIVDILYLLINPKIRSL from the coding sequence ATGGAAATTATACTCCGATTATTATGGCGTCGCCTTATGGCTCTGCCGGTAATGATCTTAGGCGTAACTGCCCTTGTATTTATCGTTCTACAATTTACCCCAGGTGATCCGGCAACGGTCGCACTTGGTGAAAGCGCTAGCGAAGCAGCAAAAGAAATTTACCGTGAGCAACACGGGTTAAATGATCCTCTCATTGTTCAATATCTTCGCTTTTTAGGTAATCTATTCGTACTTGATTTCGGGATGACAACACCACCGGAACAGCCTATTGTGGATATGATTGCCAAAGCATTCCCACTTACATTACAGTTGACTTTTATCGGTGTATTTTTAGCTGCTATTGTCTCTTTCACTTTAGGTGTAACTGCTGCACTTTACCGTGATACTTGGGTGGACCAACTCATCCGTTTAATTTCTGTCGCGGCGGTTGCAACACCTTCTTTCTGGTTGGGTATTTTATTAATCCAATACTTCTCTCTTAAGTTAGATTGGTTACCTTCAGGCGGTTTTGTGCCGTTTAGTGAAGATCCGAAAGGCTATGTAAACTCAATGATTCTTCCATCACTTGCTCTTGCAGTGCCGGTATGTGCTTCATTAATTCGTGTTGTGCGTACAACAATGGTAGAAGAAATGGATAAAGACTATGTACGTACTGCAATCGGTAATGGCGTGCCTTACCCAACTGTTATCCGCCATAACGTATTACGTAACGCATTAATTACTCCTGTTACCGTATTAGGTTTACGTGTAGGATACTTATTAGGTGGTGCCGTGGTTATTGAACAAATCTTCGACTTACCGGGCATGGGTAAATTGATTTTTAATGGTATTGTTAACCACGACTTAAACCTTGTACAAGGTGTGGTTTTAACCATTGCATTTACTTTCGTGTTGGTGAATATCATTGTTGATATTCTCTACTTGCTCATTAATCCAAAAATTCGGAGTTTATAA
- the bcp gene encoding thioredoxin-dependent thiol peroxidase has protein sequence MNRLQTGDKAPEFTLLDQNENSISLNQFLGKKVLVYFYPKALTPGCTTQACGLRDSKSELDELNIVVLGISPDLPKKLAQFIEKKELNFTLLSDPDHKIAEAFGVWGEKKFLGKTYDGIHRISFLINEQGVIEQVFDKFKTSEHHQMIVDYVRGQ, from the coding sequence ATGAACAGATTACAAACAGGCGATAAAGCTCCTGAATTTACATTGCTCGATCAAAACGAAAATAGCATTTCCTTAAACCAATTTCTGGGCAAAAAAGTGTTGGTTTATTTCTACCCAAAAGCTCTCACACCCGGCTGCACCACACAAGCCTGTGGCTTGCGTGATAGCAAATCAGAGCTAGATGAACTGAATATTGTGGTGCTTGGTATTAGCCCGGATTTACCGAAAAAATTGGCTCAATTTATTGAGAAAAAAGAGCTCAATTTCACGTTGTTATCCGACCCTGATCACAAAATCGCGGAAGCCTTTGGCGTTTGGGGCGAGAAGAAATTTTTAGGTAAAACCTATGATGGTATTCACCGTATTAGCTTTTTAATCAATGAACAAGGCGTGATTGAGCAAGTATTTGATAAATTTAAAACGAGTGAGCATCACCAGATGATTGTCGATTATGTACGAGGTCAATAA
- the gmhB gene encoding D-glycero-beta-D-manno-heptose 1,7-bisphosphate 7-phosphatase encodes MGKKAIFLDRDGTLNIDHGYVHKIDDFQFIEGVGKTLKQLQDKGYLLVLVTNQSGIARGYFSEEQFMQLTEWMDWSLDEDYGVVLDGIYYCPHHPEGKGEYREDCDCRKPKAGMFLQAIKDLNIDPAQSYMVGDKLEDMLAAENAGVKTKVLVRTGKAITPEGEAKADLVLDSLVDLIRYIK; translated from the coding sequence ATGGGTAAAAAAGCAATTTTTTTAGACCGTGACGGAACGCTCAATATCGACCACGGCTATGTGCATAAAATTGATGATTTTCAATTTATCGAAGGTGTCGGCAAAACGCTCAAACAGCTGCAAGATAAAGGCTATTTGCTGGTATTGGTTACAAACCAATCGGGCATTGCACGTGGTTATTTCAGTGAAGAACAATTTATGCAATTAACCGAATGGATGGATTGGTCATTGGATGAAGACTACGGCGTGGTGCTAGACGGCATCTATTACTGCCCGCATCACCCTGAGGGCAAAGGTGAATACCGAGAAGATTGTGATTGCCGCAAGCCAAAAGCAGGCATGTTTTTGCAGGCGATCAAAGATTTAAATATCGATCCTGCACAATCTTATATGGTAGGCGATAAATTAGAAGATATGCTTGCTGCTGAAAACGCAGGCGTGAAAACAAAAGTGTTAGTACGTACCGGTAAAGCAATAACCCCAGAAGGTGAAGCCAAAGCAGATTTAGTGCTAGACAGTTTGGTAGATCTAATAAGATATATTAAGTAA
- a CDS encoding dipeptide/oligopeptide/nickel ABC transporter permease/ATP-binding protein: MFRQGLAARLASGGARFRALSTSSKIALFFIVFVALVAVFAPWVATYDPLQTIRPVQAPSSEYLFGTDRLGRDIFSRMVWGARTSLFIGLGAVGVAIIFGSILGATAATADKFGNEVIMRFMDILMAFPGIALAAVLLATFGNSVPVIIVTIAVVYTPQLARVVRANVVAQWEEDYVRAERVIGGSRTYILLKHVVRNTAAPVLVFATVMVADAIVFEASLSFLGAGVQPPFPSWGNILSEGRNLVLSGFWWATTFAGIMILLTVLALNILAEGLTDALVNPKLKRSTQSKEDVAKPLATDVQEAMSETLALKRYLLKLNEKETTRTDRMQLNPNAKPILQVKNLSIRFPNRYGETPLVDNISFTVHEGETMGLVGESGCGKSITAFSIMGLLPKTAKITGEILFTDRSGKQHNLLESADLNALRGHEISMIYQDALSALNPSMRIKDQMAQLISRGGKQSAETLLKWVKLDPEKTLNRYPHELSGGQRQRVLIAMALAREPKLLIADEPTTALDVTVQAEVIKLLNELREKLGFAMVFVSHDLALVAQIAHHITVMYAGQVVETAPTTPLLANPTHEYTRGLLGSVLSTELRAERLYQIPGSVPSPFDFAKGDRFASRSLRPDANPEQRLKLVPTGDHPQHFWASHLEDKHAAKEV; this comes from the coding sequence ATGTTTCGCCAAGGATTAGCTGCTCGACTTGCTTCAGGCGGTGCAAGATTTAGAGCATTATCAACAAGTTCAAAAATCGCCCTATTCTTTATTGTGTTTGTGGCATTAGTTGCCGTATTTGCCCCTTGGGTTGCAACTTATGACCCGCTACAAACAATTCGTCCTGTACAAGCTCCAAGCAGCGAATATTTATTCGGTACAGACCGCTTAGGACGTGATATTTTCTCTCGTATGGTATGGGGTGCAAGAACATCTCTATTTATCGGTTTAGGTGCGGTAGGCGTTGCCATTATCTTTGGTAGTATCTTAGGTGCAACCGCGGCAACCGCAGACAAATTTGGTAACGAGGTCATTATGCGCTTTATGGATATCTTAATGGCATTTCCGGGTATCGCATTAGCGGCAGTATTACTTGCTACCTTTGGTAACTCTGTCCCTGTAATTATCGTAACTATTGCGGTAGTTTACACACCACAGCTTGCTCGTGTTGTGCGTGCAAACGTAGTGGCGCAATGGGAAGAAGATTATGTGCGTGCAGAGCGTGTAATCGGTGGTAGCCGTACTTACATTCTTTTAAAACACGTAGTACGTAATACCGCAGCCCCTGTATTAGTATTCGCAACAGTAATGGTTGCCGATGCAATTGTATTTGAGGCTTCACTTTCATTCTTAGGTGCTGGTGTACAACCTCCATTCCCATCTTGGGGTAATATCTTATCTGAAGGTCGTAACTTAGTATTAAGTGGTTTCTGGTGGGCGACAACCTTCGCCGGTATTATGATTTTATTAACTGTATTGGCATTAAACATTCTTGCTGAAGGTTTAACTGATGCATTAGTGAATCCTAAACTTAAACGTTCTACCCAAAGCAAAGAAGATGTGGCTAAACCATTAGCAACAGATGTTCAAGAAGCAATGTCTGAAACACTTGCGTTAAAACGTTACTTACTCAAATTAAATGAGAAAGAAACAACGCGTACTGACCGTATGCAATTAAACCCAAATGCAAAACCAATTCTACAAGTAAAAAACTTATCGATCCGTTTCCCAAATCGTTATGGCGAAACCCCGCTTGTAGATAACATCAGCTTTACTGTTCACGAAGGTGAAACAATGGGTCTAGTGGGTGAGTCAGGTTGTGGTAAATCTATTACAGCATTCTCTATTATGGGATTATTACCAAAAACGGCAAAAATTACCGGTGAGATTCTGTTTACCGACCGTTCAGGCAAACAACATAACTTATTAGAATCTGCAGATTTAAATGCTCTACGTGGTCATGAAATCTCAATGATTTACCAAGATGCGTTGAGTGCGTTAAACCCATCAATGCGTATTAAAGACCAAATGGCACAATTAATTAGCCGTGGTGGTAAACAATCTGCTGAGACTTTATTAAAATGGGTGAAATTAGATCCTGAAAAAACGCTTAACCGTTATCCGCATGAGCTTTCCGGTGGTCAACGTCAACGTGTGTTAATTGCAATGGCATTAGCCCGTGAGCCGAAACTGTTAATTGCTGATGAACCGACAACAGCATTAGACGTAACTGTTCAAGCCGAAGTGATTAAACTGTTAAATGAATTACGTGAAAAGCTTGGTTTTGCAATGGTATTCGTAAGCCACGACTTAGCGTTAGTAGCACAAATTGCACACCACATTACAGTAATGTATGCAGGTCAAGTTGTTGAAACCGCTCCAACAACTCCATTGTTGGCGAACCCGACTCACGAATATACCCGTGGCCTATTAGGCTCTGTGCTTTCAACCGAACTTCGTGCTGAACGCTTATATCAAATTCCGGGCAGTGTACCTTCACCGTTCGATTTTGCTAAAGGTGACCGTTTTGCAAGCCGTTCATTAAGACCGGATGCAAACCCTGAGCAACGGTTGAAACTTGTACCGACAGGTGATCATCCACAACACTTCTGGGCATCGCACTTAGAAGATAAACACGCCGCTAAAGAAGTATAG
- the hemW gene encoding radical SAM family heme chaperone HemW, with product MTLILPPLSLYIHIPWCVQKCPYCDFNSHAQKGLIPEQEYIQHLLADLSQDLTAYQAAIGDRKLHSIFIGGGTPSLFSAEGISHLLNEVEKRIAFEPNIEITLEANPGTAEAERFLGYAQGGVTRISMGIQSFEPEKLLKLGRIHDANEAKQAVNYAQNSAKSGLQSFNIDLMHGLPNQSVKQALADLETGISLNPPHLSWYQLTIEPNTMFYYRKPTLPDDDELWDIFEQGHQLLTAAGYEQYETSAYAKKGFQCKHNLNYWRFGDYLAIGCGAHGKISYPNGEIYRFSKTKHPKGYMRGEYRYSQDLVELDDRPFEFFMNRFRLLEATPKQEFEWFTGLEREVVRPTMEWALSQNYISETPTHWQITQHGKLFLNELLEGFLE from the coding sequence GTGACACTAATTCTACCCCCTTTAAGCCTTTATATCCATATTCCTTGGTGTGTGCAAAAATGCCCTTACTGCGATTTTAACTCTCATGCCCAAAAAGGATTGATTCCCGAACAGGAATATATTCAGCATTTGCTTGCAGATTTATCGCAAGATTTGACCGCTTACCAAGCAGCGATTGGAGATCGTAAACTACATTCTATTTTTATTGGCGGCGGCACACCAAGTCTTTTTTCTGCTGAGGGAATCAGCCACCTATTAAATGAGGTAGAAAAACGAATTGCTTTCGAACCTAATATTGAAATTACCCTAGAAGCCAACCCTGGTACTGCTGAGGCCGAACGTTTTTTAGGTTATGCTCAAGGCGGGGTGACGCGTATTTCAATGGGGATTCAAAGTTTCGAGCCGGAAAAATTACTCAAATTAGGGCGAATTCATGATGCGAACGAGGCAAAACAAGCGGTCAATTATGCACAAAATTCTGCAAAATCAGGCTTACAAAGTTTCAATATTGATTTAATGCACGGTTTGCCGAATCAATCGGTTAAGCAAGCCTTGGCGGATTTAGAAACCGGCATTTCGCTCAATCCTCCGCATTTATCGTGGTATCAGCTTACTATTGAGCCAAACACGATGTTCTACTACCGCAAGCCTACTTTACCCGATGATGATGAATTATGGGACATTTTCGAGCAAGGGCATCAACTTCTCACAGCAGCAGGTTATGAGCAGTATGAAACCTCAGCCTATGCGAAAAAAGGTTTTCAGTGCAAACATAATCTCAACTACTGGCGATTTGGCGATTATCTCGCTATTGGTTGCGGTGCGCATGGTAAAATCAGCTACCCTAATGGTGAAATTTACCGTTTTTCCAAAACTAAGCACCCCAAGGGATATATGCGGGGGGAATACCGCTACAGCCAAGATTTGGTTGAGTTAGATGATCGCCCCTTTGAGTTTTTTATGAACCGATTCCGCTTACTTGAAGCTACACCCAAGCAAGAGTTTGAATGGTTTACGGGATTAGAGCGAGAAGTCGTTCGCCCAACAATGGAGTGGGCGTTAAGCCAAAACTATATTTCTGAAACCCCAACCCATTGGCAAATTACCCAACACGGAAAACTGTTTTTAAATGAACTATTGGAAGGTTTTTTGGAATAG
- a CDS encoding ABC transporter ATP-binding protein gives MSMKFVKEQPIIELSNIVVQFASRDGTLFNPKKFTAVNDVSLAIHAGETVGLVGQSGCGKSTLANVIIGLQKPTSGTVKFNGLEMKYGSAQARKYFGSQVSVIFQDPATALNPRMRVLDILKDPMDIHNILQPQEREKRVYDLLSRVGLPRSAALVEPTRLSGGQKQRVAIARALALNPKLIVADEPTSALDVSVRAQVLNLLADLKKELNLAMVFISHDLQTVHQVSDRIVVMNGGQIVEMGNAVDVFENPTKEYTRTLIEAAPSLL, from the coding sequence ATGAGTATGAAATTCGTCAAAGAACAACCGATTATTGAACTATCCAATATTGTTGTCCAATTTGCCTCCCGTGATGGTACATTATTTAACCCGAAAAAATTCACCGCGGTTAATGATGTCAGCCTTGCTATTCATGCAGGTGAAACAGTTGGCTTAGTAGGTCAATCTGGCTGTGGTAAATCAACCCTTGCGAATGTGATTATCGGCTTGCAAAAGCCGACTTCCGGCACAGTAAAATTCAACGGTTTGGAAATGAAATATGGTAGTGCACAAGCACGTAAATATTTCGGCAGCCAAGTATCTGTGATTTTCCAAGACCCGGCAACAGCGCTGAACCCTCGTATGAGAGTGTTGGATATTTTAAAAGATCCAATGGATATTCATAATATTTTACAGCCGCAAGAGCGTGAAAAACGCGTTTACGACTTACTTTCTCGTGTAGGTTTACCACGCTCTGCTGCACTAGTTGAGCCAACCCGTTTATCTGGCGGTCAAAAACAACGTGTAGCGATTGCTCGTGCATTAGCACTAAATCCAAAACTGATTGTAGCTGATGAACCAACCTCAGCCCTTGATGTATCAGTTCGTGCGCAGGTACTTAACCTGTTAGCCGATTTGAAAAAAGAGCTAAATCTTGCGATGGTATTTATTTCACATGACTTACAAACCGTTCACCAAGTTTCCGACCGAATCGTGGTAATGAATGGTGGACAAATTGTGGAAATGGGAAATGCGGTAGATGTATTTGAAAATCCGACGAAAGAGTATACTCGCACCTTAATTGAGGCGGCGCCTTCTCTACTCTAA